A genomic window from Terrisporobacter glycolicus ATCC 14880 = DSM 1288 includes:
- a CDS encoding sulfite exporter TauE/SafE family protein — translation MVNIVRIIWAIIMSVYGYFFIKDYRQVSAAGELDDVNVGKAGFVGFATNFFDTLGIGSFAPTVALNKFMKMGVRDKELPGLLNVADTLPVMCEAVIFTTVIEVDPVTLISMLAAAALGSYLGAGVIAKMDEVKIQKVMGIALLITAVLMLLKQLGLMPGGGDAIGLSGVKLVIGVVGNFILGALMSAGIGLYAPCMALVYFLGMNPQVSFPIMMGSCATLMPVGSVKFIKEGAYPRKAALIIALSGTVGVFVAAYLVKSLPMDVLTWLVIAVIFYTSASMLMAASKASKKIEA, via the coding sequence ATGGTTAATATTGTAAGAATAATTTGGGCCATTATAATGTCTGTATATGGATACTTCTTCATAAAAGACTACAGACAAGTATCTGCAGCAGGTGAATTAGATGATGTAAATGTAGGAAAAGCAGGTTTTGTAGGTTTTGCTACAAACTTCTTTGATACATTAGGGATAGGATCATTTGCACCGACAGTTGCATTAAACAAATTTATGAAAATGGGAGTTAGGGATAAAGAACTTCCAGGATTATTAAATGTTGCTGACACTCTTCCAGTTATGTGTGAAGCAGTAATATTCACTACAGTTATAGAAGTTGATCCAGTAACATTAATATCTATGCTTGCAGCAGCAGCTTTAGGTTCATATCTTGGAGCTGGTGTAATAGCTAAAATGGATGAAGTAAAAATCCAAAAAGTTATGGGTATTGCTTTATTAATAACTGCTGTACTAATGTTATTAAAACAACTTGGATTAATGCCAGGTGGTGGAGATGCAATAGGACTTTCTGGAGTTAAATTAGTTATAGGTGTAGTGGGTAACTTTATACTTGGAGCTTTAATGTCTGCTGGTATAGGATTATATGCACCATGTATGGCATTAGTTTATTTCTTAGGAATGAATCCACAAGTTTCTTTCCCAATAATGATGGGATCTTGTGCAACATTAATGCCAGTTGGATCAGTTAAATTTATAAAAGAAGGGGCTTATCCAAGAAAAGCAGCTTTAATAATAGCTTTATCTGGGACAGTTGGGGTATTTGTAGCTGCATACTTAGTTAAATCTTTACCAATGGATGTATTAACTTGGTTAGTTATAGCTGTTATATTCTATACTTCTGCATCTATGTTAATGGCTGCTAGCAAAGCTAGCAAAAAAATAGAAGCATAA
- a CDS encoding sulfite exporter TauE/SafE family protein, producing the protein MLNFVRVIWAVLMAFYYYVFIKDYKQVKVSGELDEVSVAKVGVVGFITNFFDTLGIGSFAPTVAFNKFLKMGVRNKDLPGLLNVGDTLPVMCEAVIFTTVIDVEPVTLVTMLVASAVGSWLGAGIISKLDEIKIQKIMGFALLVTGALMTLGALNLMPGGGEAIGLTGVKLVIGIVGNFILGALMTAGIGLYAPCMALIYFLGMSPAVAFPIMMGSCATLMPVCSVKFIKEGAYPRKAALLLGLFGAIGVFIAAYIVKSLPLDILRWLVIAVVFYTSISMLISAYKKKDSEDNDSTENNENHK; encoded by the coding sequence ATGTTAAACTTTGTAAGAGTGATTTGGGCAGTATTGATGGCATTTTATTACTATGTATTTATTAAAGATTACAAGCAAGTTAAGGTATCGGGTGAGCTTGATGAGGTTAGTGTAGCAAAAGTGGGTGTTGTGGGATTTATAACTAATTTCTTTGATACTTTAGGAATAGGTTCCTTTGCACCAACAGTAGCATTTAATAAGTTCTTGAAAATGGGAGTAAGAAATAAGGATTTACCAGGACTATTAAATGTAGGAGATACTTTACCAGTTATGTGTGAAGCGGTAATATTTACTACGGTTATAGATGTAGAACCAGTAACATTGGTAACGATGTTAGTAGCATCTGCAGTAGGTTCTTGGTTAGGCGCTGGTATAATATCCAAGTTAGATGAAATTAAAATTCAAAAAATTATGGGATTTGCTTTATTAGTGACAGGTGCTTTAATGACTTTAGGTGCATTAAATTTAATGCCAGGTGGCGGAGAAGCCATAGGCCTTACGGGAGTAAAATTAGTTATAGGGATTGTAGGTAACTTTATACTTGGAGCATTAATGACGGCAGGTATCGGACTTTATGCACCTTGCATGGCTTTAATTTACTTCTTAGGTATGTCTCCAGCAGTTGCTTTCCCGATAATGATGGGATCATGTGCTACATTAATGCCAGTATGTTCAGTTAAATTTATTAAAGAAGGAGCATACCCTAGAAAAGCTGCATTACTACTTGGATTATTTGGAGCAATAGGAGTATTTATTGCGGCATATATAGTTAAATCATTGCCACTTGATATATTGAGATGGTTAGTAATTGCAGTCGTATTCTATACTTCTATATCTATGTTGATTTCAGCATATAAGAAAAAAGATTCTGAAGATAATGATAGTACAGAAAATAATGAAAATCATAAATAA
- a CDS encoding chromate transporter: MIYLQLFFEFFKTGLFAVGGGMATLPFLYDMADKTGWFTSGQLADMIAVSESTPGPIGVNMATYVGFTTAGIGGAIIATLGLVTPSIIIIIIISYFLKSFRENKYVDAAFYGLRPASTGLIAAAGMTVVTITLLQMDLFKSSGEILDLLNWKSLILAIIIYVLSNNVKQTKKLHPVFFIVGSAIVGIIFGFAGV; the protein is encoded by the coding sequence ATGATTTATCTTCAGTTATTTTTCGAATTTTTTAAGACTGGATTATTTGCAGTAGGAGGAGGAATGGCAACACTTCCTTTTCTTTATGATATGGCAGACAAAACAGGATGGTTTACATCAGGTCAACTTGCAGATATGATAGCAGTTTCAGAATCAACGCCAGGACCAATAGGTGTAAATATGGCTACATATGTAGGATTTACAACAGCAGGAATAGGAGGAGCTATAATAGCAACTTTAGGACTTGTAACACCATCTATTATAATTATTATAATAATATCTTATTTCTTAAAATCCTTTAGAGAAAATAAATATGTAGATGCAGCATTTTATGGTCTTCGCCCAGCTTCTACAGGACTTATTGCAGCGGCGGGTATGACTGTGGTTACAATAACATTACTTCAAATGGATTTATTTAAAAGTAGTGGGGAAATACTAGACTTACTTAACTGGAAATCTTTGATCTTAGCAATAATAATTTATGTTCTATCAAATAATGTAAAGCAAACTAAAAAACTTCACCCAGTATTCTTTATAGTAGGATCGGCTATAGTAGGAATAATATTTGGGTTTGCAGGTGTATAA
- a CDS encoding sensor histidine kinase, with translation MGEYLKKIVVTTLTILIGINLFLYKIYAIEKKDVLFITTYSSCTSDFEKRISGIEEGLGEGIDLHTKYFSESIIENKEEQKYFVDELKNTLQEESYDAIIVGDYYTLKFAIKNRNEILKDMPIIFFGVSNSEIIEEAIRKDKVAGVKQVLFVDSTINLIKKYHPFVNNIVVINNYEDSKEIDELKNNIIPNFKGINFKFIYTSKLSENEFIHKIKSVEKGSAILTIYPNYFENSNWISDKDINKLINETNNKIPIYNLVEDGIGSGSIGGKLVSRYSQEKKVGEIAKDFIDGKNVKPLYISDNDVNKYIFDYVNMSKFQIRPNMLPRDTRLINAPKDFITLYKGLFIFIILFVVTLIIVIITLIRYLAYKKKHEEILKSAMNEIEEINRLKNHFIINMNHELKTPITVINSVMQLTKYMKKQEEQHFISEKNIVLVEDNCQRLLKLVNNIIDLEKIDSKGINLNMENVNIVEVIEDTVLSVVPYAQARNIDITFDTTEEEIIMSVDKNKIERIVLNLLSNSIKYSKKAGFVDVKIDICENNLHIVVEDDGIGIDEEHLNKIFERFVRLDNSLTRSNEGSGIGLSIVKAFVDCHNGNIYVKSIKNIGTSFIISIPIEIKDYDDENDVKQISADNHIKQELSDLYL, from the coding sequence ATGGGAGAATATTTAAAGAAAATAGTAGTAACTACATTAACCATATTAATAGGAATAAATTTATTTCTATATAAAATTTATGCAATTGAAAAAAAAGATGTATTGTTTATAACTACTTATAGCTCCTGTACTTCAGATTTTGAAAAAAGAATATCAGGAATAGAAGAAGGTTTAGGAGAAGGGATAGATTTACATACTAAATATTTTAGTGAAAGTATTATTGAAAATAAAGAAGAACAAAAATATTTTGTTGATGAGTTAAAAAATACATTACAAGAAGAAAGTTATGATGCAATAATAGTAGGAGATTATTACACATTAAAATTTGCAATAAAAAATAGAAATGAAATTTTAAAAGATATGCCTATTATTTTTTTTGGAGTATCAAACAGTGAAATAATAGAAGAAGCTATTAGAAAGGATAAGGTGGCAGGAGTTAAACAGGTTTTATTTGTTGATTCTACAATAAATCTAATTAAAAAGTATCATCCTTTTGTAAACAATATAGTAGTAATAAATAACTATGAAGATAGTAAAGAAATAGATGAATTAAAAAATAATATAATACCAAATTTTAAAGGCATAAACTTTAAGTTTATATATACAAGTAAGCTATCAGAAAACGAATTCATACATAAAATAAAAAGTGTAGAAAAGGGTAGTGCAATTTTGACCATATATCCAAATTATTTTGAAAATTCTAATTGGATAAGTGATAAGGATATAAATAAACTAATTAATGAAACTAATAATAAAATTCCCATATATAATTTGGTAGAAGATGGGATAGGAAGTGGAAGTATTGGTGGTAAACTAGTAAGTAGATATAGCCAAGAGAAAAAGGTAGGAGAAATAGCTAAAGATTTCATTGATGGTAAAAATGTTAAACCTTTGTATATAAGTGACAATGATGTTAATAAATATATATTTGACTACGTTAATATGAGTAAGTTTCAGATTAGACCTAATATGCTACCGAGAGATACCAGGCTAATTAATGCTCCAAAGGATTTTATAACTTTATACAAGGGATTATTTATATTTATAATACTATTTGTCGTAACATTAATTATAGTCATAATTACGCTTATACGATATTTAGCATATAAGAAAAAACATGAAGAAATACTTAAGAGCGCAATGAATGAAATTGAAGAGATAAATAGGCTAAAAAATCATTTTATAATTAATATGAATCATGAATTAAAAACTCCTATAACAGTAATAAACTCTGTTATGCAGTTAACTAAATATATGAAAAAGCAGGAGGAACAACACTTTATAAGTGAGAAAAATATTGTTTTAGTAGAAGATAACTGCCAAAGACTTTTAAAATTGGTTAATAATATAATAGATTTAGAAAAGATTGACTCAAAAGGGATTAATTTAAATATGGAAAATGTAAATATAGTTGAAGTAATAGAAGATACAGTTTTGTCAGTTGTTCCATATGCACAAGCAAGAAATATAGATATAACTTTTGATACAACAGAAGAAGAAATAATTATGTCTGTAGATAAAAATAAAATAGAAAGAATAGTATTAAACTTATTATCTAATAGTATTAAGTATTCTAAAAAAGCTGGTTTTGTAGATGTAAAGATAGATATATGTGAGAATAATTTGCATATTGTAGTTGAGGATGATGGTATAGGAATTGATGAAGAACACTTAAATAAAATATTTGAGAGATTTGTAAGACTGGATAATTCCTTAACCAGATCAAATGAAGGAAGTGGAATAGGATTATCTATTGTAAAAGCTTTTGTGGATTGTCACAATGGAAATATATACGTTAAATCCATAAAAAATATAGGAACAAGTTTTATAATAAGTATTCCTATAGAGATAAAAGATTATGATGATGAAAATGATGTTAAGCAAATAAGTGCAGATAATCATATTAAACAAGAATTGTCTGACCTATATTTGTAG
- a CDS encoding ABC transporter ATP-binding protein gives MNTLWQYTLKYKYQFLCRIITISLVALASICFDFLMGFIVDIFASGDSSKFATITITSISLIVIMFVTEYIDGVVMSSYIKNTVNYLRTDIFSKVINKDIKDFSLDNSGKYISILYNDIKIIEDSFFNNLFQVISCIISFAISLVVLFSISPSIVIFISIFGVLGFIIPNALSKKLVIQKNKYSENLEQVTSVTKDLFSGFEVIKGFNISNKINEIFNIASNNVETSKKNYSVLEAIIRGFSLSFSVTIYLGVLLLGGYLMYKKSITVGTAIIIIQLSTHIVGPVKLSISLINQIRSVSLIADKIENLLEDTKDSFENTKLNNFTSSIEIKNLNFSYNEERKALYNINLKINKNKKYAIVGESGSGKSTLIKLIMRYYSDYEGKIIIDDNDLKNIYSSDLYKNISMIQQNVFMFDDSIKENIRLYSNHTDDEIINSCERSGLNKLIDRLPKGINSLVGENGNKLSGGEKQRIAIARALINNTQILILDESTSALDNETAYNLEKSLLNLNDLTLITVTHKLIKSILINYDEIIVMKNGKIIEIGNFYNLLNQKGYFYSLYTIQNDNLL, from the coding sequence ATGAATACTTTGTGGCAATATACATTAAAGTATAAATATCAATTTTTATGTAGAATAATAACCATCTCTTTAGTTGCTCTAGCAAGTATTTGCTTTGATTTTCTAATGGGATTTATAGTAGATATATTTGCAAGTGGTGACAGTAGTAAGTTTGCAACTATTACTATAACTAGTATATCTTTAATAGTAATTATGTTTGTAACAGAATATATAGATGGTGTTGTTATGTCATCTTATATTAAAAATACTGTAAATTATTTAAGAACAGACATTTTTTCTAAAGTCATAAATAAGGATATAAAAGACTTTTCTTTAGATAACAGTGGGAAATATATTTCAATCTTATATAATGATATAAAAATTATTGAAGATAGCTTCTTTAATAACCTTTTTCAAGTTATATCATGTATCATATCCTTTGCAATTTCATTAGTCGTCTTATTTTCAATTAGTCCAAGTATAGTAATTTTCATTTCTATTTTTGGAGTTTTAGGATTTATTATACCAAATGCTTTATCAAAAAAATTAGTTATTCAAAAAAATAAGTACTCTGAAAATTTAGAGCAGGTGACTTCTGTTACAAAAGATTTGTTTTCTGGCTTTGAAGTAATTAAGGGATTTAATATAAGTAATAAAATAAATGAAATTTTTAATATTGCATCAAATAACGTGGAAACTTCTAAGAAAAATTACTCTGTTTTAGAGGCGATAATAAGAGGATTTTCTTTATCCTTTAGCGTTACAATTTATCTAGGAGTTCTTCTTCTTGGTGGATATCTTATGTACAAAAAAAGTATAACTGTTGGTACTGCTATAATAATTATTCAACTAAGCACTCATATTGTCGGTCCAGTAAAATTAAGTATTTCATTAATAAATCAAATTAGGTCTGTATCACTTATCGCTGATAAAATAGAGAATCTTTTAGAAGATACTAAAGATAGTTTTGAAAATACTAAGTTAAATAATTTTACAAGTTCTATAGAAATTAAAAATCTTAATTTTTCTTATAATGAAGAAAGAAAAGCCTTATATAATATTAATTTAAAAATAAATAAGAATAAAAAGTATGCTATTGTTGGTGAAAGTGGCTCTGGTAAAAGTACTTTGATAAAACTTATTATGAGATATTATAGTGATTATGAAGGTAAAATAATTATTGATGATAATGATTTAAAAAATATTTATAGTTCTGACTTATATAAAAATATATCTATGATTCAGCAAAATGTATTTATGTTTGATGATAGTATAAAAGAAAACATAAGGCTTTATTCTAATCATACTGATGATGAAATTATAAACTCCTGCGAAAGGTCTGGATTAAATAAATTGATTGATAGATTGCCCAAAGGAATTAATTCTTTAGTTGGTGAAAATGGTAATAAATTATCAGGTGGTGAGAAGCAAAGAATTGCTATTGCAAGGGCTTTAATAAATAATACGCAAATACTGATTTTAGATGAATCTACTTCTGCCCTAGATAATGAAACAGCTTATAACTTAGAGAAATCCCTTTTAAACTTAAACGATTTGACTTTAATAACAGTCACTCATAAGTTGATCAAGAGTATTTTAATTAATTATGATGAAATTATTGTTATGAAAAATGGAAAAATTATCGAAATAGGTAACTTCTATAATTTATTAAATCAAAAAGGATACTTCTATAGTTTATATACCATTCAAAATGATAATTTACTTTAA
- a CDS encoding formate/nitrite transporter family protein: MNEETIQLLAHKAEDKINTLNESKLKYLVLSIFAGMFIGLGCILIFTIGGQLHAGESPATKIVSGMSFSFALSAIITLGYELFTSNTMIMTMGSLAKATSAKDGIRIMVYSYFGNFLGAILVSLLFVGTGFASSGHTMDYFAYCGAYKVAAPALQLFCRGVLANILVCAAVLAAYKTKDEMAKIAIVFLLIFAFVTSGFEHCIANMTTLLVCLFSPVANDVTVANALYSMLFVTLGNIVGGAGFYGFLTYFMSKKKENKTIETVSKAC, from the coding sequence ATGAATGAAGAAACAATTCAATTATTAGCTCATAAAGCTGAAGACAAAATTAATACGCTTAATGAGAGTAAATTAAAGTATTTAGTACTATCAATATTTGCAGGAATGTTTATAGGACTTGGATGTATATTAATATTCACTATAGGTGGGCAATTACATGCTGGAGAATCACCAGCAACGAAAATAGTTTCAGGGATGTCATTCTCATTTGCACTAAGTGCAATTATAACATTAGGATATGAACTATTTACAAGTAATACAATGATTATGACTATGGGAAGCTTAGCTAAAGCCACTAGTGCAAAAGATGGAATAAGAATAATGGTATATAGTTACTTTGGGAACTTCTTAGGAGCAATACTTGTATCACTTTTATTTGTAGGAACTGGCTTTGCATCTAGTGGACATACAATGGATTATTTTGCATACTGTGGTGCTTATAAAGTTGCAGCACCAGCTTTACAACTATTCTGTAGAGGGGTTTTAGCTAACATATTAGTTTGTGCAGCTGTACTTGCAGCTTACAAGACGAAAGATGAAATGGCTAAGATAGCTATAGTATTTTTATTGATATTTGCCTTCGTAACAAGCGGATTTGAACACTGTATTGCTAATATGACTACTTTATTAGTATGTTTATTCTCACCAGTAGCTAATGACGTTACAGTAGCAAATGCTTTATACAGTATGTTGTTTGTTACATTAGGTAATATAGTTGGTGGAGCAGGGTTCTACGGATTCTTAACTTACTTTATGTCAAAGAAAAAAGAAAATAAAACTATTGAAACAGTTAGCAAAGCTTGCTAA
- the rpoN gene encoding RNA polymerase factor sigma-54, with product MNLNNRLDIIQSQKLVMTTQLKQSLDILNMSNLELEDEIKRESEENPVLEIENKGDIDWEEFAKNIDNKSYNIKSYDLDNDFTLENLARYESNLYDYVKEQLSFLKLSNKEKEVCEYIVDCLDKDGYLGTDEKFILDELNIDNNYFEACLKNIQQLEPSGIGSRSLSECLLIQMKNKNINDDILKSIIIEDLNLIGQNKIKFISKKYDISIEECVEYIEKIKEFDPKPGRLCSNEKTVYIQPDVTVRKIDGEFIVYMNDNTNFHLCINNYYKSVLSNPASDENAKEFIKNKLNHALNLLKNIETRKSTILKIAEVIVREQKEFFIDGIKHIKPMRLKDIALDLGYHESTISRGINSKYMLTPFGLFEFKYFFSTAIQSEEEEGTSSTKIKNMIKEFINKENKLKPLSDDKICKLLKTEGITVARRTVAKYREEMNILSSSKRKQFVK from the coding sequence ATGAACTTAAATAATAGATTAGATATAATTCAATCACAAAAGCTTGTTATGACAACTCAATTAAAACAATCCCTAGATATTTTAAATATGAGTAATTTAGAGTTAGAAGATGAAATAAAAAGAGAGTCAGAAGAAAATCCGGTCTTAGAAATAGAAAATAAGGGAGATATAGATTGGGAGGAATTTGCTAAAAATATTGATAATAAAAGTTACAATATAAAAAGTTATGACCTAGATAATGATTTTACTTTAGAAAATTTGGCAAGATATGAAAGTAATCTATATGATTATGTTAAAGAACAGTTATCATTTTTGAAATTAAGCAATAAAGAAAAAGAAGTTTGTGAGTATATTGTTGATTGTTTAGATAAGGATGGATACTTGGGAACTGATGAAAAATTCATACTTGATGAACTAAATATAGATAATAATTATTTTGAGGCGTGTTTAAAAAATATCCAGCAACTAGAACCTAGTGGAATAGGGTCAAGGAGTCTTAGTGAGTGCTTGTTAATTCAAATGAAGAACAAAAATATAAACGATGATATTTTAAAATCTATTATAATTGAAGATTTAAATTTAATAGGACAAAATAAAATAAAATTTATTAGCAAAAAATATGATATAAGCATTGAAGAGTGTGTAGAATATATTGAAAAGATTAAAGAATTTGATCCTAAGCCAGGAAGATTATGTAGCAATGAAAAAACAGTTTATATTCAACCTGATGTTACTGTAAGAAAAATTGATGGAGAATTTATTGTTTATATGAATGATAATACTAATTTTCATTTATGTATAAATAATTATTATAAAAGTGTGCTAAGTAACCCTGCATCAGATGAAAATGCTAAAGAGTTTATAAAAAATAAACTTAACCATGCTCTTAATCTTTTGAAAAACATAGAAACAAGAAAAAGCACTATTTTAAAAATAGCAGAAGTAATAGTAAGAGAGCAAAAAGAGTTCTTTATTGATGGAATTAAGCATATTAAGCCAATGAGATTAAAAGATATAGCCCTAGATCTTGGATATCATGAGTCAACTATTAGTAGAGGGATTAATAGTAAATATATGTTAACTCCTTTTGGCTTATTTGAGTTTAAATACTTTTTCAGCACTGCAATTCAAAGTGAAGAAGAAGAAGGTACATCAAGTACTAAAATTAAAAATATGATAAAAGAATTTATAAATAAAGAAAACAAATTAAAGCCTTTAAGTGATGATAAAATATGTAAATTATTGAAAACTGAAGGAATAACAGTAGCTAGGAGAACAGTGGCAAAATATAGAGAAGAAATGAATATACTATCTTCTTCTAAAAGAAAGCAATTTGTTAAATAG
- a CDS encoding sulfite exporter TauE/SafE family protein, which translates to MLLALRGILLSLMGVYYYTFFKDYRQVKEAGELDNPSVVKVGVLGWVANFFDTLGIGSFAIIVAANKFFKVGIKDKELPGFLNVGNCLPVMCEAFIFTTVIEVDPLTLFSMLIAAAVGSYIGAGVIAKMDEAKIQLIMGIALLATSVLMFCSKMGYMPGGGDAIGLSGVKLVIGVVGNAILGALMTAGVGLFAPCMALTYFLGLSPQVTFPIMMGSCAMLQPVSSVKFIKEGAYPRKASLVLGLCGAVGVFVAAFIVKSLPIETLKWVVMAVLVYTGASMISGAIKNLKKESKVVTE; encoded by the coding sequence ATGTTATTAGCATTAAGAGGAATTCTATTATCTTTAATGGGCGTTTATTATTACACTTTTTTTAAAGATTATAGACAAGTAAAGGAAGCAGGAGAATTAGACAATCCTTCTGTAGTAAAAGTTGGAGTCCTAGGATGGGTAGCTAACTTTTTTGATACATTAGGTATCGGATCATTTGCCATTATAGTAGCAGCTAATAAATTCTTTAAAGTAGGAATAAAAGATAAAGAACTTCCAGGATTTTTAAATGTTGGAAATTGTTTACCAGTTATGTGTGAAGCGTTTATATTTACTACAGTTATTGAGGTAGATCCTTTAACACTATTCTCTATGTTAATAGCTGCAGCTGTGGGTTCATACATAGGAGCAGGAGTAATAGCTAAGATGGATGAAGCTAAAATACAACTAATAATGGGAATAGCTCTTTTAGCTACTTCAGTATTAATGTTTTGTAGTAAAATGGGATACATGCCAGGAGGTGGAGATGCAATAGGGCTTTCTGGAGTAAAACTTGTTATAGGTGTTGTTGGTAATGCAATCCTTGGAGCATTAATGACAGCCGGTGTTGGACTATTTGCACCATGTATGGCATTAACTTATTTCTTAGGACTATCTCCACAAGTTACATTCCCAATAATGATGGGATCTTGTGCAATGTTACAACCAGTATCTTCTGTTAAATTTATAAAAGAAGGAGCATACCCTAGAAAAGCTTCATTAGTATTAGGATTATGCGGAGCAGTTGGGGTATTTGTGGCAGCATTTATTGTCAAGTCATTGCCAATAGAAACTTTAAAATGGGTTGTAATGGCAGTTCTTGTTTACACTGGAGCTAGTATGATATCTGGTGCAATTAAAAACCTAAAAAAAGAATCTAAAGTAGTTACAGAATAA
- a CDS encoding chromate transporter produces MKELMDLFIAFARVGVLTFGGGYAMLPILQREIVEKNDWATDKELMDYYAIGQCTPGVIAVNTATFIGQKKKGIVGGIMATLGVVMPSLIIITAIAAFISNFSDLAIVKNAFAGVRVCVCVLIFNAVVKLWKSSVVDKATLIIFTGVFLGSVFTDLSPILFVVITAVAGIIVKNMEVKH; encoded by the coding sequence ATGAAGGAATTAATGGACTTATTTATTGCATTTGCAAGAGTGGGGGTACTAACATTTGGAGGTGGATATGCCATGCTTCCAATTTTACAAAGAGAAATTGTTGAAAAAAATGACTGGGCGACTGACAAAGAACTTATGGATTACTATGCCATAGGACAGTGTACTCCAGGCGTAATAGCTGTAAATACAGCAACATTTATAGGACAGAAGAAAAAAGGTATAGTAGGAGGTATCATGGCAACGTTAGGTGTTGTAATGCCCTCTCTTATCATAATAACAGCAATCGCAGCTTTTATAAGTAATTTTTCTGACTTAGCAATAGTAAAAAATGCATTTGCTGGAGTTAGAGTATGCGTTTGTGTACTTATATTTAATGCTGTAGTTAAGCTATGGAAAAGTTCTGTAGTTGATAAGGCAACTCTTATTATTTTTACTGGTGTATTTTTAGGTTCTGTATTTACAGACTTATCACCAATATTATTTGTGGTTATTACTGCTGTAGCAGGTATAATAGTGAAAAATATGGAGGTGAAGCATTAA
- a CDS encoding proline racemase, with protein MKFSRSIQAIDSHTMGEPTRIVTGGIPNIKGNTMAEKKEYLEKNLDHLRTAIMLEPRGHNDMFGSIITQPCDPTADFGIIFMDGGGYLNMCGHGSIGAITAAIETGMVDMVEPVTHVRMEAPAGMIEAEAKIVDGKVREVSFVNVPAFLYKRDCEIEMAPYGKIKFDISFGGSFFAIVHASQFGVKVEPKNTQLLNNIGMEMREIVNREIAVQHPTLAHINTVDLVEIYDDPTHPEATYKNVVIFGQGQVDRSPCGTGTSAKLATLYAKGEIKEGENFVYESILGTLFKGKIVGLDKVGEFDAVRPEITAAAYITGFNHFVIDDEDPVKYGFILK; from the coding sequence ATGAAATTTTCAAGAAGCATTCAAGCAATTGACTCTCATACTATGGGAGAACCAACAAGAATAGTTACAGGAGGAATTCCTAATATAAAAGGTAATACTATGGCTGAGAAAAAAGAGTATTTAGAAAAAAATCTTGACCATTTAAGAACAGCTATAATGTTAGAACCAAGAGGGCATAATGATATGTTCGGTTCTATAATAACTCAACCTTGTGATCCAACTGCTGATTTCGGTATCATATTCATGGATGGTGGAGGATACCTAAACATGTGTGGACATGGTTCAATAGGTGCTATAACTGCTGCTATAGAAACAGGAATGGTAGATATGGTAGAACCAGTTACTCATGTTAGAATGGAAGCTCCAGCAGGAATGATAGAAGCAGAAGCTAAAATAGTAGATGGAAAAGTTAGAGAAGTATCTTTCGTAAACGTTCCAGCTTTCTTATACAAAAGAGACTGTGAAATAGAAATGGCTCCTTATGGGAAAATAAAATTTGACATATCATTTGGAGGAAGTTTCTTTGCAATAGTTCATGCAAGTCAATTTGGTGTTAAGGTTGAGCCTAAGAACACTCAATTATTAAACAACATAGGTATGGAAATGAGAGAAATAGTTAACAGAGAAATAGCTGTACAACATCCAACTTTAGCTCATATAAATACTGTTGATTTAGTTGAAATATATGATGACCCTACTCATCCAGAAGCAACTTACAAAAACGTTGTTATATTTGGTCAAGGTCAAGTGGACAGATCTCCATGTGGAACTGGTACAAGTGCTAAACTTGCTACTTTATATGCAAAAGGAGAAATTAAAGAAGGAGAAAACTTTGTATACGAAAGTATATTAGGAACTCTATTCAAAGGTAAGATAGTAGGTCTTGATAAAGTTGGTGAATTTGATGCAGTAAGACCTGAAATAACTGCAGCAGCTTATATAACAGGATTCAATCATTTTGTTATAGATGATGAAGATCCAGTTAAGTATGGTTTTATATTAAAATAG